In [Clostridium] cellulosi, one genomic interval encodes:
- a CDS encoding putative membrane protein (Hypothetical protein) — METYLIIAAVALLCGIAIAIIRNPGILKKIIASSATGLMTLAVIDLTYAFTGIYIAVSVWTLAVAALLGLPGVISLLFLKIIWNI, encoded by the coding sequence ATGGAGACATATTTAATAATTGCCGCAGTTGCTCTTTTATGCGGGATTGCTATTGCAATTATAAGGAACCCAGGTATTCTCAAAAAAATAATCGCAAGCTCGGCGACAGGCCTTATGACGCTTGCGGTTATTGACCTTACATATGCTTTTACCGGCATTTATATTGCGGTGAGCGTTTGGACACTTGCAGTGGCGGCATTACTTGGCCTGCCGGGAGTTATTTCACTGCTTTTCCTCAAGATCATCTGGAATATCTGA
- a CDS encoding putative membrane protein (Hypothetical protein) — MKKFIEEFKEFAARGNVIDLAVAVIIGNAINKIVSSLVNDIFTPILGIFVGRINITSLSLTISSRLTGGKNLVIGYGNFLQSVINFLTITFCIFIILKGLNKLREFNFIKAKENEAKEDEQEKPTTEELLMEIRDLLRERQNKPDTVSDIPDDLEEKQ, encoded by the coding sequence ATGAAAAAATTTATTGAGGAATTTAAGGAGTTTGCCGCCAGAGGCAATGTAATAGATCTTGCCGTCGCTGTTATAATCGGCAACGCCATCAATAAAATCGTATCAAGTCTCGTCAACGACATCTTTACACCAATACTCGGTATTTTCGTCGGAAGAATCAATATTACGTCATTGTCCCTTACCATAAGTTCGCGTCTTACCGGCGGAAAAAACCTTGTAATTGGCTACGGCAACTTCCTACAGTCCGTCATCAACTTTCTGACTATTACATTTTGTATTTTCATCATTCTCAAGGGCCTGAACAAGCTGCGGGAATTTAATTTCATTAAAGCAAAGGAAAACGAAGCGAAAGAAGATGAGCAGGAAAAGCCTACAACCGAAGAACTGCTGATGGAAATACGCGACCTTTTAAGGGAAAGGCAAAACAAACCGGACACCGTTTCAGATATTCCAGATGATCTTGAGGAAAAGCAGTGA
- a CDS encoding polysaccharide biosynthesis protein CapD (High confidence in function and specificity), with translation MHILRKWKPSRISAKDMVKKIFTINTLYKILSILSLMIWDCASAAGAVLIGFGIRYGYHGLQENDIKFLQQYTVLSIIIVILSTLLCGCYAGVWRRAGIGEFTRLVVAVVLNTVTMSIIIVVKQLPLSAEYIAVVAMLQLLFITSVRAAIRFCYWFYLRLSLIRRRNRMKRVLIYGAGQAGIDLVHKLEGHPEDDLRPVCFIDDNQALWGKKVAGLPVVGGKDKIEAVINDYGIKEVIMAMTTADSETVKEVLIKCHKMHCALKRFGTIDDVNEQTLANAHISDINLEDLLRRDSIQLNMKVVKGFIEGKTVLVTGGAGSIGSEICRQVLSFGAKKLIIFDIHENGLFDIQNELKEKYDKSRFLIKLGSIRDRNRVNEIFDEFRPQVVFHAAAHKHVPMMEFNPSEAVKNNVFGTINVAQAAILYKAEKFILISTDKAVNPANIMGATKRIAEMTIQLFNRMSETDLAAVRFGNVLGSSGSVVPFFKKQIEKGGPVTVTHPEMRRYFMTIPEAVQLVLEAGAMAKGGEIFVLDMGKPVLIYDLACDIIRLSGYEPEKDIKIEFTGLRPGEKLFEEISLAEEDVVKTPNNKIYICKPVEYNERELSELIKQLEDRINKGDEQGMFSCVSRLVPTFKYNKEKI, from the coding sequence ATGCACATATTGCGCAAATGGAAACCGTCTCGTATAAGTGCTAAAGATATGGTAAAAAAGATATTTACGATAAATACGCTGTATAAAATACTTTCGATTTTATCCCTAATGATTTGGGATTGTGCTTCTGCTGCCGGCGCTGTCTTAATTGGTTTTGGTATCCGGTATGGATATCATGGGCTTCAGGAAAATGACATTAAATTTTTGCAGCAGTATACTGTCCTTTCTATCATAATCGTCATTCTGAGCACTTTGCTGTGCGGCTGTTATGCAGGTGTTTGGCGCCGGGCAGGTATCGGCGAATTTACACGGCTCGTTGTAGCGGTAGTTTTAAATACTGTTACGATGTCCATTATTATCGTTGTAAAACAGCTTCCCTTGTCGGCTGAATACATAGCGGTTGTTGCTATGTTGCAGCTTTTGTTTATAACATCTGTTCGTGCTGCGATAAGATTTTGCTATTGGTTTTATCTAAGGCTTTCACTTATCCGCCGCCGGAACAGAATGAAACGCGTATTAATTTATGGCGCTGGACAAGCCGGTATAGACCTTGTCCATAAGCTTGAAGGGCACCCGGAGGATGACCTGCGTCCCGTATGTTTTATTGATGATAATCAGGCTCTCTGGGGCAAGAAGGTTGCGGGGCTTCCCGTTGTCGGCGGAAAAGATAAGATAGAGGCCGTAATCAATGATTATGGAATAAAAGAAGTAATCATGGCTATGACGACGGCTGACAGCGAAACCGTCAAAGAAGTATTGATAAAGTGCCATAAAATGCACTGCGCCTTAAAGCGTTTCGGCACGATTGACGATGTCAATGAACAAACCCTTGCAAACGCCCACATTTCGGACATAAACCTTGAGGATTTGCTCCGCCGTGATTCCATTCAGCTTAACATGAAGGTCGTTAAAGGCTTTATTGAGGGAAAAACTGTCCTTGTAACCGGCGGCGCAGGTTCGATAGGTTCGGAAATCTGCCGTCAGGTGCTTTCGTTTGGCGCAAAAAAGCTCATTATTTTTGATATTCACGAAAACGGCCTGTTTGATATCCAGAATGAGCTAAAAGAAAAATATGACAAAAGCCGTTTTTTAATTAAACTCGGTTCAATAAGGGACCGCAACCGTGTAAACGAGATTTTTGATGAATTCAGGCCTCAGGTAGTATTTCACGCTGCGGCGCATAAGCATGTACCGATGATGGAATTTAACCCGAGCGAGGCGGTTAAAAACAATGTTTTCGGTACTATAAATGTAGCGCAGGCGGCGATATTATACAAGGCCGAAAAGTTTATCCTCATATCGACGGATAAAGCGGTTAATCCGGCCAATATAATGGGTGCCACAAAGCGCATTGCCGAAATGACGATACAACTGTTTAACCGCATGAGTGAGACAGATCTTGCCGCAGTAAGGTTCGGCAATGTTCTGGGCAGCAGCGGAAGCGTCGTTCCGTTTTTCAAAAAGCAGATTGAGAAAGGCGGGCCGGTGACAGTAACGCATCCCGAAATGCGCCGGTATTTTATGACGATTCCCGAAGCGGTTCAGTTGGTGCTTGAAGCGGGTGCAATGGCTAAGGGCGGTGAGATATTTGTTCTCGATATGGGCAAGCCTGTGCTTATCTATGATCTTGCCTGTGACATTATACGCCTTTCCGGATATGAGCCGGAGAAGGATATCAAGATTGAATTTACAGGCCTGCGCCCGGGTGAAAAACTCTTTGAGGAAATCAGCCTTGCAGAAGAAGACGTTGTCAAGACGCCCAATAACAAGATTTATATATGCAAACCAGTTGAATATAATGAGCGGGAATTAAGCGAACTTATAAAACAGCTTGAAGATCGCATCAACAAAGGAGACGAGCAGGGCATGTTTAGCTGTGTAAGCCGCCTTGTCCCGACGTTCAAGTATAATAAAGAAAAGATATAG
- the wbpA gene encoding UDP-N-acetyl-D-glucosamine 6-dehydrogenase (High confidence in function and specificity), which produces MYFDDLKKAISNKTAKLGVIGLGYVGLPLAVEMAKSGFNVYGFDVQQKKVDLVNAGHNYIGDVVDKDLKDLAASGKLKAFSDFSKLQECDCVSICVPTPLDAYQQPDISYVKASAGEVARYAHKGMLVVLESTTYPGTTEEVIQPLLEERGLKVGEDIFLAFSPERVDPGNKQYKTKNTPKVVGGVTRKCTALASLLYSSFLEGGVYEVSSPKVAEMEKILENTFRNINIALANEMAILCNRMNIPVWEVIDAAKSKPYGFMAFYPGPGLGGHCIPLDPFYLTWKAREYNYHTRLIECAGEINNAMPEYIVERVSRILNRDKKPLNGSTVLLLGAAYKPDIDDLRESPVLKIITLFENAGANVIVNDPYIPTFKHNGKEYKSAELTAELLRSCDIAVVTTNHSCYDPKFIAENAKRVFDTRNLMAGIDADNVELL; this is translated from the coding sequence GTGTATTTTGATGATTTAAAGAAAGCTATAAGCAATAAAACAGCGAAGCTGGGCGTGATTGGGCTCGGATATGTAGGGCTGCCGCTCGCTGTAGAAATGGCAAAATCGGGCTTCAATGTTTATGGGTTTGATGTCCAGCAGAAAAAGGTTGACCTGGTCAATGCAGGACACAATTACATAGGGGATGTTGTTGACAAGGACTTAAAGGACCTTGCTGCTTCCGGCAAACTAAAAGCATTTTCAGATTTCTCAAAGCTCCAAGAATGTGACTGCGTATCAATTTGCGTTCCGACGCCGCTTGACGCTTACCAGCAGCCGGATATCAGCTATGTTAAGGCTTCCGCCGGGGAAGTGGCGCGCTATGCCCACAAGGGAATGTTGGTGGTTCTTGAAAGCACTACCTATCCCGGCACTACTGAGGAAGTCATACAGCCGCTGCTTGAAGAAAGAGGGCTGAAGGTCGGGGAAGACATCTTTCTCGCGTTTTCACCGGAAAGGGTTGACCCCGGCAACAAACAGTATAAAACAAAGAATACCCCTAAGGTTGTCGGCGGCGTAACCCGTAAGTGTACCGCCCTTGCATCACTGCTTTACTCAAGTTTTCTTGAAGGCGGAGTTTATGAGGTTTCAAGCCCCAAAGTAGCGGAAATGGAAAAAATACTTGAGAATACCTTCAGGAATATAAATATTGCGCTCGCAAACGAAATGGCAATACTGTGCAACCGCATGAATATCCCCGTCTGGGAGGTAATTGACGCTGCCAAATCCAAGCCCTATGGCTTCATGGCGTTCTATCCCGGCCCGGGCCTCGGAGGCCACTGCATACCGCTCGACCCGTTTTACCTGACTTGGAAAGCCCGGGAATATAATTACCATACGCGGCTTATCGAATGTGCCGGCGAAATAAACAACGCTATGCCTGAATATATTGTCGAGCGCGTAAGCCGTATACTTAACAGGGATAAAAAGCCCCTCAACGGCTCAACGGTACTGCTTCTCGGCGCAGCGTACAAGCCCGATATCGACGACCTGCGCGAATCGCCGGTGCTCAAGATTATTACCCTGTTTGAAAATGCCGGCGCAAATGTTATTGTAAACGACCCGTATATTCCCACCTTTAAACATAACGGAAAGGAATATAAGTCGGCGGAACTGACGGCGGAGTTGCTCAGAAGCTGTGATATTGCGGTGGTAACAACAAACCATAGCTGTTATGACCCCAAATTCATAGCCGAAAACGCAAAACGCGTTTTTGATACGAGAAACCTCATGGCCGGCATTGACGCCGACAATGTGGAGCTGCTATGA
- a CDS encoding transferase hexapeptide repeat containing protein (High confidence in function and specificity) — MTEGYTKGEYCVIEEGAVIGKGCVLGHHVVIRAGTIIGDNVRIDDFADIGKQPMKAALSAATDAKKAEPARIGSGSIIGTGAIIYAGSVIGDNVLVADMATVREDTEIGEKTIIGRGAAVENHCKIGARCKIETNAYITAYSVIEDDCFVAPGVVTSNDNFAGRSKERFGAYRGVTVKRGGRIGAGAVILPGRVIENDGFAAAGSVVTKDVNKEEIVAGNPAKKLRNVPSQQLLKNQD; from the coding sequence ATGACGGAAGGATATACAAAGGGCGAGTATTGCGTAATTGAAGAGGGCGCCGTAATAGGCAAGGGCTGTGTTTTAGGGCATCATGTAGTCATACGGGCCGGCACAATTATCGGCGACAACGTGAGGATAGACGATTTTGCCGATATAGGGAAACAGCCGATGAAAGCAGCCTTGAGTGCGGCAACGGACGCCAAAAAAGCCGAGCCTGCCAGAATCGGCAGCGGCTCAATAATCGGCACAGGCGCCATAATCTACGCGGGCAGCGTCATAGGCGACAATGTCCTTGTGGCCGATATGGCGACAGTTCGGGAAGACACAGAGATAGGCGAAAAAACTATAATAGGCCGCGGAGCGGCTGTCGAGAACCATTGTAAGATCGGCGCGAGGTGCAAAATCGAAACAAACGCCTATATAACCGCCTATTCTGTCATCGAGGATGACTGCTTTGTAGCGCCGGGTGTCGTTACATCGAATGATAACTTTGCCGGGCGTTCAAAGGAGCGCTTTGGGGCCTACCGCGGGGTAACGGTTAAGCGCGGCGGGCGTATCGGAGCGGGCGCTGTCATTTTGCCGGGCCGGGTTATTGAAAACGACGGCTTTGCGGCAGCCGGCTCAGTTGTTACAAAGGATGTAAACAAAGAAGAGATTGTCGCCGGCAATCCGGCAAAAAAACTGCGCAATGTGCCTTCACAGCAGCTTTTGAAAAATCAAGACTAA
- a CDS encoding UDP-N-acetylglucosamine 2-epimerase homolog (High confidence in function and specificity), whose protein sequence is MKIMTVVGARPQFIKAAAVSRVLRKENTEILVHTGQHYDENMSNIFFEELDIPKPDFNLGVGSASHGKQTGEMLIKIEELLLSEKPDAMLVYGDTNSTLAGALAASKLHVPVAHVEAGLRSYNKLMPEEQNRVLTDHISSMLFCPTVAAVNNLKNEGIEDNVYNVGDVMCDALYFYKAAAEKRHYNFSELKYIYDKPESSLENGYYLATIHRAENTDGPEKVKNILSALENLDFPVIFPVHPRTRTIINTIIEQSKYKNIHFVEPVGYLYMIFLEYNAKKIITDSGGLQKEAYLLKVPCVTVREQTEWVETLMGSWNVLAHAETEDIINKAANTKPDPLMWKDYYGGGNAAEKICGTLASILK, encoded by the coding sequence ATGAAGATAATGACAGTAGTCGGAGCGCGCCCGCAGTTTATAAAAGCGGCTGCGGTATCGCGGGTGCTCAGAAAAGAGAATACAGAAATTCTTGTTCATACAGGCCAACACTATGACGAAAATATGTCCAATATCTTTTTTGAGGAATTGGACATTCCAAAACCGGACTTTAATCTGGGCGTCGGCTCGGCTTCCCATGGCAAGCAAACAGGAGAAATGCTCATAAAGATTGAAGAGCTTCTGTTATCCGAAAAGCCCGACGCCATGCTTGTTTACGGAGATACAAACTCAACGCTTGCGGGAGCCCTCGCAGCTTCAAAACTTCACGTTCCGGTCGCTCATGTCGAGGCCGGGCTGCGTTCATATAATAAACTTATGCCCGAGGAACAAAACAGGGTTTTGACGGATCATATCTCGAGTATGCTGTTCTGCCCGACCGTAGCGGCCGTCAACAACCTTAAAAATGAAGGCATAGAGGACAATGTCTATAATGTCGGCGACGTGATGTGCGACGCCTTGTATTTTTACAAAGCTGCCGCTGAAAAACGGCATTATAATTTCAGTGAGCTTAAGTATATTTACGATAAACCTGAATCAAGTTTAGAAAACGGGTATTATCTCGCAACAATCCATCGGGCAGAGAACACTGACGGGCCGGAAAAAGTCAAGAATATACTCTCGGCGCTCGAAAATCTTGATTTTCCGGTGATTTTTCCAGTTCATCCACGCACAAGAACAATTATCAATACAATTATAGAACAAAGCAAATATAAAAATATCCATTTTGTCGAGCCTGTCGGATATTTATATATGATTTTTCTTGAGTATAACGCAAAAAAGATTATAACCGACAGCGGCGGGCTTCAAAAGGAGGCCTACCTCCTGAAAGTTCCCTGCGTCACTGTAAGGGAACAGACGGAATGGGTCGAAACCCTCATGGGCAGCTGGAATGTACTTGCGCATGCCGAGACTGAGGATATTATAAACAAGGCGGCAAATACAAAACCAGACCCATTGATGTGGAAAGATTATTACGGCGGCGGCAATGCCGCAGAAAAAATTTGCGGCACGCTTGCGTCTATATTAAAATAA
- a CDS encoding oxidoreductase domain protein (High confidence in function and specificity), which translates to MDNPSKKIKYVLIGCGRIAPNHIAAALANDKELEIAAVCDIIPENMEKLLAKFGLENSKIKRYEDYREMLKIEKPDLAAVATDSGKHAEIALEIINAGCNVIVEKPIAMSLDDADRLIAAAKAKGVKLCACHQNRFNKSIQKIRAALETGRFGKLYHAAAHIRWNRVEDYYRQASWRGKWASDGGALMNQCIHNIDLLRWMLGDPVEVMAYTDRLAHPYIEAEDLGLAIVKFKNGAYGLIEGTTNVFPKNLEETLYIFGEKGTVKAGGKSVNRIEEWSFADNMAEREDVIKTFSENPPNVYGFGHTPLYADMASAIKNDRDPYVSGEAGRAALELVLAIYKSAALGGPVKLPLEHCASVDFTGRFDKKAER; encoded by the coding sequence ATGGATAACCCCAGTAAAAAAATTAAATATGTACTTATCGGATGCGGAAGGATAGCGCCGAACCATATTGCGGCGGCTCTCGCAAACGATAAGGAGCTTGAAATTGCCGCGGTTTGTGATATTATACCTGAAAACATGGAAAAACTGCTTGCAAAATTCGGCCTTGAAAACAGCAAGATAAAAAGGTATGAAGATTACCGCGAAATGCTTAAAATAGAAAAGCCAGACCTTGCGGCGGTCGCGACGGACAGCGGGAAACACGCAGAAATCGCGCTGGAAATCATAAACGCCGGCTGCAATGTTATAGTGGAAAAGCCAATCGCCATGTCCCTCGACGACGCCGACAGGCTGATTGCAGCCGCAAAGGCAAAGGGCGTTAAGCTCTGCGCCTGCCATCAGAACCGTTTTAACAAATCAATACAGAAAATCCGCGCCGCCCTCGAGACAGGGCGCTTCGGAAAGTTGTACCATGCGGCGGCACACATCAGGTGGAACCGCGTGGAGGATTACTACAGGCAGGCGTCATGGCGCGGCAAGTGGGCGAGCGACGGCGGTGCCCTTATGAACCAGTGTATTCACAATATCGACCTGCTCCGCTGGATGCTCGGTGACCCGGTTGAGGTCATGGCATATACAGACAGGCTTGCCCATCCTTATATTGAGGCGGAGGACTTGGGACTTGCCATAGTCAAATTCAAAAACGGTGCATACGGTCTCATTGAAGGCACAACAAATGTCTTTCCGAAGAATCTTGAGGAGACACTTTATATTTTCGGCGAGAAAGGAACGGTAAAGGCCGGGGGAAAATCCGTGAACCGAATTGAAGAGTGGAGCTTTGCAGATAATATGGCTGAAAGGGAGGACGTAATAAAAACCTTCAGCGAAAATCCGCCGAATGTTTACGGCTTTGGGCATACGCCGCTTTATGCCGATATGGCCAGCGCCATAAAGAACGACCGCGACCCTTACGTTTCTGGCGAAGCGGGGCGCGCTGCCCTTGAGCTTGTCCTTGCCATATACAAATCCGCGGCGTTGGGAGGCCCTGTGAAGCTTCCTCTGGAACATTGCGCAAGTGTTGATTTTACGGGCCGCTTTGATAAAAAGGCGGAAAGGTAA
- a CDS encoding putative membrane protein (Hypothetical protein), translated as MSFEADSIFGALKNRIKSGKKLAKKGSRNGFFHILGGNTLVKVVSALSVLLFPRIMGDSYGTFKLADDFLSYLLIANGLGMTNVILRYCSAFDTPQEQKSYFNFAIKFGIISDIALLLVYGLLLYLPELFGIYIVRFGADKILGLMLFSLFLDFLFNSMQNFLRTNRENKKYARSSVIFSLSYALIPCILAAVFSAFGLTMQGAVLGRYIAYVIVLIIIFKTIRSIPAFKEKPLKLSRTEKVGAIKYALNTLIANAFSLMMPYNESIVLSMMVSKLLYNDFKVAQLVPASIQFISSSVVVFIYPYFAKNYTDGKWVFKNTKKVILGISAAMGIISLVGIIFSPQIVLVFGSRFKTDNAIRLMRVFFITFAINSAVRLPVGNILAAIGEVRFNIANAIFSSTVHIGICWAMTYSFGINGAAYGLLIGYIISSVAAVIYLRYYCNKLERRKSNSIVSLDGEDIEADEKEVQ; from the coding sequence ATGAGTTTCGAAGCCGATAGTATTTTTGGTGCCTTAAAAAACAGAATAAAATCCGGCAAAAAACTTGCGAAAAAAGGCTCCAGGAATGGTTTTTTTCATATTTTGGGCGGCAACACGCTTGTAAAAGTTGTTTCTGCTCTTTCTGTTTTGCTGTTTCCCCGCATAATGGGGGACTCTTACGGGACATTCAAGCTTGCTGACGATTTTTTAAGTTATCTGCTGATTGCCAACGGGCTCGGTATGACGAATGTCATACTGCGGTACTGTTCGGCGTTTGACACGCCTCAAGAACAAAAGAGTTATTTCAATTTTGCCATAAAATTCGGAATTATCTCTGATATAGCGTTATTATTAGTCTATGGATTGCTGCTGTATTTGCCTGAGCTGTTCGGCATTTATATTGTCAGATTCGGCGCCGATAAGATTCTCGGGCTGATGTTGTTTTCGCTTTTTCTCGATTTTTTGTTCAACTCAATGCAGAATTTTCTGCGTACGAATCGGGAAAACAAAAAATATGCAAGAAGCTCCGTTATATTCTCGTTATCCTATGCCCTAATACCGTGCATTCTGGCGGCTGTTTTCAGCGCCTTTGGGCTTACAATGCAGGGAGCGGTTCTCGGGCGGTATATAGCTTATGTTATCGTCCTTATCATAATATTCAAAACAATTCGCTCAATTCCTGCATTCAAGGAAAAGCCGCTTAAACTGAGCAGAACCGAGAAGGTTGGCGCTATAAAATATGCTCTCAATACACTTATCGCGAATGCTTTTTCACTGATGATGCCATACAATGAGAGCATTGTTTTAAGTATGATGGTGTCAAAGCTGCTCTACAACGATTTCAAGGTAGCGCAGCTTGTTCCGGCGAGTATCCAGTTCATTTCAAGTTCTGTTGTGGTTTTTATTTACCCGTATTTTGCAAAGAATTATACCGACGGCAAATGGGTTTTCAAAAACACAAAAAAGGTAATCCTCGGGATATCTGCCGCCATGGGCATAATATCGCTGGTGGGTATTATATTCTCACCGCAGATTGTGCTTGTTTTCGGCAGCAGATTTAAAACTGACAATGCAATTCGCCTTATGCGGGTATTCTTCATAACATTTGCCATCAACAGCGCGGTAAGATTGCCCGTCGGCAATATACTTGCGGCAATCGGCGAGGTGCGTTTTAATATAGCCAACGCTATTTTCTCATCGACGGTGCATATAGGTATTTGCTGGGCGATGACTTACAGCTTCGGTATAAATGGTGCGGCTTATGGGCTGCTGATTGGTTATATAATCTCGTCCGTTGCCGCGGTCATTTATTTAAGATATTACTGCAATAAGTTGGAACGCAGGAAAAGTAATTCGATAGTTAGCCTCGACGGCGAAGATATAGAAGCAGATGAGAAGGAAGTGCAATGA
- a CDS encoding group 1 glycosyl transferase (High confidence in function and specificity) gives MRLLIIPSWYVTEDKPNNGIFFKEQAESLAESGVDVVVAYPDLRFKLGMLRRGIYRDYDAEVPTYIYRKRTLTPFKERGRWPQLTKMLEALYDRVCRDIGEPDIVHLHSCRMGIAAINLCRNHNLPLVYTEHYSGILGQMDDDLKYQFEKTLEACDCAIAVSEDLKARMVSKKPDTLFIPNMVDTSSFKIIPNVEPTGEFVFGAVGNLVPVKGYDILIRAFAKAYRHMPGAKLYIAGTGEQEQALKDLITELKLQDSVHLTGFLTRAMAPKFYNGCDCFVCSSYTETFGISLIEALSCGKPVIATRCGGPESIVNSKNGLLINPGDELSMERALIYMYRRAKSYNPFVLREDCMKRFGKSYICQRLVQLYAHILENRRRFSAQTEE, from the coding sequence ATGAGATTACTGATTATTCCGTCATGGTATGTGACAGAGGACAAACCGAACAATGGAATATTTTTTAAGGAGCAGGCCGAGTCGCTCGCTGAAAGCGGAGTCGACGTAGTTGTAGCATACCCAGACCTGAGGTTCAAGCTCGGCATGTTACGCCGCGGCATTTACAGGGACTATGACGCCGAGGTGCCTACATACATTTACAGGAAACGTACTTTAACTCCCTTTAAAGAGCGCGGCAGATGGCCTCAGCTCACAAAAATGCTGGAGGCCTTGTACGATAGGGTATGCCGCGATATCGGGGAGCCGGATATTGTCCATCTGCACTCATGCCGTATGGGGATAGCGGCGATAAATCTCTGCCGTAATCACAACCTTCCGCTCGTTTATACTGAGCATTACAGCGGCATTTTGGGCCAGATGGACGATGACCTCAAATATCAGTTTGAAAAGACACTTGAGGCATGCGACTGTGCAATTGCGGTCAGCGAGGACTTAAAGGCGCGCATGGTTTCAAAAAAGCCGGATACGCTGTTTATTCCCAATATGGTTGATACATCAAGTTTTAAAATTATCCCGAATGTGGAACCAACTGGGGAATTTGTGTTTGGTGCTGTCGGCAATCTCGTGCCGGTCAAGGGCTATGACATTTTAATTCGCGCCTTTGCCAAAGCCTATCGCCACATGCCCGGCGCAAAGCTTTACATAGCCGGGACAGGTGAACAGGAGCAGGCGCTCAAAGACCTTATAACCGAATTAAAACTCCAAGACAGTGTCCATTTAACCGGCTTCTTAACCAGGGCTATGGCGCCGAAATTTTACAACGGCTGCGATTGCTTTGTATGCTCAAGTTACACTGAGACCTTTGGTATTTCCTTGATTGAAGCGCTGTCTTGCGGCAAGCCTGTAATAGCAACAAGGTGCGGCGGCCCAGAAAGTATCGTCAATTCTAAAAACGGGCTGCTTATTAACCCCGGGGACGAGCTTTCAATGGAACGCGCGCTCATCTACATGTATCGGCGAGCGAAAAGCTATAACCCGTTCGTGCTGCGGGAGGACTGCATGAAGCGTTTCGGAAAAAGTTATATTTGCCAAAGGCTTGTGCAGCTTTATGCTCATATACTCGAGAATAGGCGCAGATTTTCCGCGCAAACTGAAGAATAA